TCCAAATGCTACTAAACATGCAAAAACAAGCTAGATATATGTCCTAATTTTATAAGGTACACATTAACACAAAAATTAAGCAATAAAATGTCATGAGCTCAACTAGAAATCAGCGTTGAAAATGAAACAAAGCAAGAAAAAGCTACTCCACAAATTCATTTAATAAGGACGTTGGCCAATATAGTTCCCTGGAGGATCATAGTTGCAAGAGATGAACCACCAACCATCATTGCATCGAACTCTAGCGCAACCGACATGTGTCGAGTTGCGCCAAACCACCTGTGTGTAGTGGAGACACTGCCCACCAACACAAGAGTTGGAGGAATGAATATAGTTTGGTCGTTCCTTGACCCACAACTCCACGGCCGCACTACCGGTAAAATCTTTGCCGCCCTTGGCAAGATTCTCACCGTATGGCCTATTAGTAGAGTGGATAAGGTTGCAGTCCCCAACCCTTTGCCTGGCATAGTTACGGCCAAAAATCGCCACTTTTTCACTCCACATTATGGGCCCGACCCCTACCTTGGCTCGGGCAGCGTTGTGAACGTTGATGTAGTCTTGTCGAGAGTTTTGCCCTAGACATGAATATGGTACCATGGTGATGAGAAAATTGAACAAAATATTTGCAAGTGCAAACTTATTGTTCCTTTTCATTTTCAATAGTGACACGATGTTGGTTACGCAAATCTTTATTTGTATAAGAGTGGGTGGGTATTTATACCAAAAGAAAGTAGCCTTATCAATTTTCGGTCTTAGTTATATACATTCAAACGTGTAAAATGATTGACCGTGACTAGTTTTATTTGTGCATATATATGTATCAAATACCTTTTGCAATTGCTGCATCCGTGCTACTACTATAAAGCTAGAGGTTTAAGAGTCATTTATCATTAATTGCACTTAAAGTATGGCCGCATACTTGTAAATTTGTATATATAGCATTGCtttgaaattatgaattaatatttaatactattaGCATATTGACTTAACCCTAATTTAAGAGTATGATATATATTGTGCAAAAATCACATTGATGAAATGGTGTATTGTCGGAATACATATTAAGTACTAAAAAATACAGTTTCCTTTTTTGCGTCTAAAAGAAGATAAGACTAAGAGCTGGAATACATGAAACTAACAAACTTTTGGCGTACTTATTTTTTTCACAGAcagttttttttatgtaaatataCGAAGGTTAAATTTATCTAAAATTTCTCATGAACTGAATTATCTCTAAATTAATTATGATATAcggaaaaattgaaattgggtaagaattaaaaaaacgtcattctaatatattaatttcattttttacatcaaattttaaacaaaaagtTAATGTGTTTACGTCCTAAAAGAAATTGGTCGTCGCGTACAAAATTGGTCGTACTAAACTATGTTAATGTAGGTAGCTAGTCCAACTAATTTGGCCAGTGTAATTAATTTGTTGCAAAATATAGGGTATGCTAATCCAGGTTAACtagttaaataatttaattgagCATTGAATGTTAATTCATTTAATGAAAGTCATACTAATAATGTCACGCTCAAGTGAACCACTGAAAATCCCAACTAAAACTAGCAGTAGGCTTCATGTATTACAATTTTTAATATGGCTGGTAGGCGATAGCAATGATTTAAAAACCATAAGGAAATCGGTGAAGCTAACGATTCACGATACATTAGTCGGATCagtttgaaaatattattaaatcTATATTATATAAAAACCCATTAAATTTAGtgaatgataaaatataaattaataatacttatatcataaaaatattaaactcatatataattaatcaatatatagtataaaatattgctactaataataaaatataattcaacATGAATTATTAGTTCGTTAGTGTAGAAAAATATTGATGTTTTATAATACAAGTGTAGTTACTTTAAATTTAATGAACAATACATAGTATAATGTAGTGGATTATAATTAAActatgaaaataattaattatacacataaaaatatatatatttaaaacaaATCATTAGCTAgtgtaaaattttataaataagtaTATCATATTATTTCACAAAATAACCTGTTACGAGGTAAGTGTGCTTATTACAAGTACAAATTTAAGATTatactaaaaaatatgaaaaaaatgattcaCGGTTTTCCGACCAAGGCCAATTCCACCAGTTTAAACGGCGCGATTGCCTAGCAGTTTTATAGGTAGAACCGGACCAGAGAAGACACTGATTTGCGGTCGCAACATCGGTCCGGCCAGATTTTCAAAACATTGACTAATGATTCCATAATTTAAAGGAAAGATGCTCAAAATCTTGATTTAATTaacatatagtagtatatcTAACTTTTCAACAAATAACATACATATACTAAAAGATACAGCAACGGTCGAACCAAATCTCATAAAAAACTACTCCTAcaatgttaaataaatagaattaTATCGAATGACATTTCGAATTAATCAGTGCCAACCTTTAATGCTGGTTAAATGTGCTATGAACAAGTCATTCCATGTATCGGTAAGTCCTGGTAAGcaccagtgcatgcaatcgtcATGTCTTTTCCCACCAGCCGCAGATGGATGGGCATCAGCTCGGAACTCACTCATCCGGGTTATGTCTAATATTTGGAATTTCGAACCATCAAGCGCTTTGTATAGATGACCATTCACAAGTCGTGTTTCCACATTTGTTCCGTTGCTCTCAATAGAGAAAAGTTGTTCAACCTGGAGACAATAAAATGTGAAGTTCTTGTTTGGATATGCCAATACAGTGTGGTATGTAACTCAAAGACCTAAGATTCGGGTACATCCCGTAGCTCTATATTACAAGCATACATATAAACTCAATATGAATTGTGCAAACAGCACCTGACACAAAACACCAGAAGGAAAAGCTTACCTCTTTTGGTGCTAGAGGCTGTAAGCGAGGACATGAGCCACCTTGGTCCCAATCGCCTCCTTCAAAATGCCTTGGCGATTGTGTTCGAAAGAATAGAATAGCATTTTTCCGTGCATTCTTTTCCACAAAAGATACCTACATAAATACATTTCTGGCATGAATCTTGTAATAAGAATAAATGAAGCAACAGCCTAAAGAGGAAAACAATACTGAACTATCAAAAAGTAACATATTaaaaacattaatttttttttcataacaaaGAACACTTGGAGCAGCAAATGAATTGGGTAAAATGGAACAGCTTGAGTTTCAACGAAAATGAATCCATTTCTTCAAAGAACTGATTTAATATAGTTTAGTCAGGTATTAGATTCAAAGTCAGCATCTGACAAAGAGAAGCATGGAGTTATACCATGTGTCGTAACACCATATCAAGCCCAGCATCTGGGGGAAGTGGAGGAGTCACAGGTACACCGTTCTCAAAGAAGAGCATTGGTGTTTTCAATGGATCAAACTTTGAAGGAGCCCACCACCTAAAAtattaagcaaaaaaaaaacaaattaaaacctATAAATTATGATATCATATGcaatgaaaagaaaacaaaagtatGATGCTTTAGTTTTTAAAAGGAAAACTACAAACGTGTAGAAAAAAATGACGCTATAACTTTCAAAAGATACTTTATAACTGCTTGGTTTGGGCCCATCCCTTGCCCTAGATATATTTATCAGTAACTCAGCAAAAGATATAATGTACGATTAATAACTAGCAGTTTCTAATCACCTAGTACTTCACAAGGCAGGAAAGGGCTTCAACTTAATAGAGAGATTTTCATGCAATATCAGTAATAGGTCCTAGTTATAAGAACACAAAGCTTTCTACAGCACTAACAATGATCCGTCTACTCAAACAAAACACATTAAACACTGAATTACCAGTGTCCTGTATTGAAAATGAGTATGTCGTGGAAACGTGGAGCAGCAACCCAAGTTCCGTCTGGTATATCAACATCAATTCTATACCCATCCTTATAGCCAAGTGACTCTAATATACCACTGGTACCACCTGTCCACCTGGAAAGAACACAAACAAAGAACTACAATGTCAAAAGGTAAAACGTACAGTATAGTGAAATTGTTATCTCTGTGTCATGATTTTATTGTACGCATATAACAAAAATTATATCTTAGCTCGAACTCATAAACAGAATGTAGGGGGACGCACGAGCAGGACTAATTTTTTATAGTTAAATCATCACAGGAAACACAAGTACCTAAATTTAACAAGAAACCACTCAAGCATATTTGCAATAAATATTCAGCAGGGCAAGTGACAACTCTGAAATGGACCTATCTATATGCACAAAATTTTATCAGTTTGCACTTAAAAGGAGAAGGTAAAAGGAAAGAGAATTCAAGCAATCAGCAGGTTTGCATAATGTCTTAATAGTAAAATTCATCTCACAGTGAAAACTCAATAATCTTcactaaaattcaattttttagttCCCAAAGCAACCCTATCTAATACAACTTGACTGATAAATGAGTGACCTCCAAACACAATATGAAGATTCAATGCACCCATATAATCTTTATCAACATAATTAGCTCCAAACATAGCATGTCTTCTGAAGCACAACATCAACACAGTGTAATTATTTGTTCTCACTGGGAAGGTGAGAAATGGAAAGCAACACAATGTACCTACATCACCGGGGGGGAGGGGGTGGTCTTGACTCAAGTTGTTGTACTTAGCTTACCTACCATATCGAGCCAGAAGATTCGTTCGATGATATGCAATAGTTAGGTTGTACTTAAGGAAAGTAAAACCGCGATCAGCTCCTGCAGGACGCCACTTTTTCACCTCAGCAGAAACTTTTCTCAAAGCacaaaaaagagaaacaaaCATGTTCCTATTCAAGGAGTCCCCAACAAATCCTGCACTGTTAAAGATACATTAGGTCTACAAGCAACTCTACTATTACACAACACAAAATTCGTAACACTAAGGAGTTGAAAGTTTATAGTGGCGACAGAGTTAAATACTAGGTATTGCTCCAATAGAATAACCTCCTTTACTAGAGTTTGTAAAATAACTAAGTATCAAATTAAAACCTTTTTCTCTACTCTGCTAATTGTTTCATAAAAAATCTCTAATTTAGAGTATCCGAATGCATACCAAGACGATGATTATAATACGGGATTCCTCAAGAAAAATTAAGCTGAAAATATATAACACTTCCAGTTAACATAATGCAGTGGTGCACTCACCAATGCTGGTGTCTCGAAATTGCTCAAGGAATCGTGACGGATCAAATGGCGGCAGATCGCAGCCGTGGGGTTTCCACCGCCACTTGATAATGTCGAGTGCGTTCGACTTGTTACCTGCGATGCAATTCCATCCTTTGAATATCTCCTTGCACGTGTGGTCATAGCGCGGCGGAGATCTGATTGATGGATCATAGATCCAGCGTCCGTCCGAGTAGTTGCAGGCACCGTTTGTCGTGGCAGGCACCACGGGGTAGAAAAACGACGGCGGCGGAGCATCCTTCCGGAAGAGAGAGAAGCAGAAGTAGAGAGAGACGGCGCAGAGGAGAGTGATAAGGGCGCGGGGTGCGAGTGAAGAATTGGAAGGAGCGGGTGGTTTCTTGGAGCCGTGAAGCGGTGCTCTAGTGGCCATGGCCAATGCCATCTAGCGCGACCGCTACTCACGCTATTGGATCTTAGATAAATCACCGACAcgcaaaatttatttatattcgattaagaatttattttgttccaatTAGTAATCTtcgtaatattttattttactaatcttcgtggtattttttttagtaatctTCGTAAACTATATTACAGGTTTTTATCATTTTGACTAATTAAGTgatatacttaattaattaaaaattaacaaaaaattaaatggtAGTATAAATTTAGGAGTTCCTCCGGTTTTAATTTTTGCTCACAACTCTTAAACTTGATTCTGAATACATAGATTTTACATTATTTCTAATTCTAATAATAGAAAATTaccaaatttcataaaattaaaataaattttatattcatttagtGCACAgttataaaatctaaaatatgtaatttgtacTTTAACTTTTTATATAACTTATTTAGCATATTATTATCAGAAAAATATGTTTATATAACTTTTTTATATAACTTCGCCGTTAAAAATGTGGATATTAGATTTCACACCCACATTGCAAGGAAGAAAACAGAGTATTTAACTACGTGTTTTGTgcataaattgaaaataaatactTATTTATATAGTTAAGAGAATGGCCGGTCACAAGAATGGCAAGCCACAACGCATCGCGCCCATGCCCACGAGCCACTTCACCAAAATGGCAAGCCAcaattaggggtgagcaaaaaaaacgAAAACCGAATAttcgaaccgaaccaaaccgaaattttgaaattcaattcggttcggttcggttcgggcgaaaaaaaaccaaaaaaccgaattatattttaaatataatattatatatatttattctattaatttagtacattatatcatatatataatatatattcttttaatatatttttatataatacgTATTATacatattctattaattttatattatatatatttat
This sequence is a window from Salvia splendens isolate huo1 chromosome 5, SspV2, whole genome shotgun sequence. Protein-coding genes within it:
- the LOC121804209 gene encoding pathogenesis-related leaf protein 6-like: MKRNNKFALANILFNFLITMVPYSCLGQNSRQDYINVHNAARAKVGVGPIMWSEKVAIFGRNYARQRVGDCNLIHSTNRPYGENLAKGGKDFTGSAAVELWVKERPNYIHSSNSCVGGQCLHYTQVVWRNSTHVGCARVRCNDGWWFISCNYDPPGNYIGQRPY
- the LOC121802045 gene encoding protein trichome birefringence-like 13, producing the protein MALAMATRAPLHGSKKPPAPSNSSLAPRALITLLCAVSLYFCFSLFRKDAPPPSFFYPVVPATTNGACNYSDGRWIYDPSIRSPPRYDHTCKEIFKGWNCIAGNKSNALDIIKWRWKPHGCDLPPFDPSRFLEQFRDTSIGFVGDSLNRNMFVSLFCALRKVSAEVKKWRPAGADRGFTFLKYNLTIAYHRTNLLARYGRWTGGTSGILESLGYKDGYRIDVDIPDGTWVAAPRFHDILIFNTGHWWWAPSKFDPLKTPMLFFENGVPVTPPLPPDAGLDMVLRHMVSFVEKNARKNAILFFRTQSPRHFEGGDWDQGGSCPRLQPLAPKEVEQLFSIESNGTNVETRLVNGHLYKALDGSKFQILDITRMSEFRADAHPSAAGGKRHDDCMHWCLPGLTDTWNDLFIAHLTSIKGWH